The DNA sequence TAAATGATTATCATACACCGAATCCTGTTACAATTATTATCAGTTTAATCAGTGGTGCGATTATGTCGGCAGTCGCATTGTATAACTTCAGACTCGCGAAACAAACAAAAAGCCGTTCGCTCCATTCTTCAGCGGTCGATAATATGTCAGACAGTATTGTCAGTTTAGGTACGGGTGTCGGTTTGATCTTTACACAATTCGGTATGCCGATAGTCGATATTATTTTAGCGATTATTCTCGGCTTCTTAATTGTTTATACAGGTTTCTCAATCTTCAGAGAAGCGGTTTTTACATTAAGCGACGGCTTTAATGAAAGAGATTTAGAGACATACCGTCAAGATGTATTAGAAGTATCTGATGTGTTAGCTGTTAAAAGTATCAAAGGCCGTTATCACGGCAGCAGTATCTTTGTGGATGTCACAATTGTAGTTGAACCAGATTTGACGCTTCAAGAAGCACATGAAATCTGCGATCGTGTGGAAACATATATGCATGAACAAGGTGTTTCTTCTGTTTATGTCCACCCAGAACCGTATCATCCAGAAGCAGAGGGACATCATGAAGTGCATAATAAAGATTACAACCATTCTTAATTGAACACATAATTAAAACCCTTAAGTATCGGACTTAAGGGTTTTGTTTATGCGGTATAAGGGTGAATTTTACCACCAATTATTTGCCATTCTGAATTGAATTGCGTTGTCGATAGAGCCGTAACGCTCTTCTGCATATTGGATCATGCCTTTAGTTTGTTCTTCCACTGTGCCTGTACCCCAGTATTCTTTAGTCTGACCTAGACCACTGTAGCCTAACTCATTGACAGCGTCTGGGTTGCCGCTAGATTCAGGCATAACAATGTATTCCCACATTGCTTCTGTGCCGCCTGCTGCGATGAAGCGGTCATGTACAGATTGTGTACTTGTTTGTTCAGCTGCTTGTGCTGTATTTGTATCAGCTTGTACACCGGCAGTTGCTGCTGCAGCGATTGAAAAAGCAGCAAATGATGATAATAATAATTTCTTCATAAAAATATCCTCCTAGACTACTTGTTCACGAATGCTTTAAAAATTCACAAGACCTACTGTATCATTGATTGAAATTAAGCAGGTTACATTGAGTTCACAACTTATTTACTGATTAAATGGAATATAACAACTTGATGACACTGTGTTTCAAAATGTGTCAATTTTGTATTTTTGAAATTCGAGTGAAAAAAGTGAGTATCACAATGGAAAAGTGATAGAATATTATATGAAAAGTGATGTATTCAAATTGAGCGCTTTTCTTAGAAGAAAGGAAGGATAACTATGCCTCAATTAATATTATGCCGACATGGTCAAAGTGTATGGAACGCAGAAAATTTATTTACCGGATGGACAGATGTTGATTTATCTGACCAAGGTAGGGAAGAAGCAACGACTTCAGGTGATCGCTTGAAAGAAGAAGGAATTCAAATCGATGTGGCCTTTACATCTGTATTGGAACGTGCGATTAAAACAACTTACTTCTTATTAGAACGTTCAAACCAATTATTTATCCCTGTTCACAAAACTTGGAGATTAAATGAACGCCATTACGGCGGCTTGCAAGGTTTAAACAAAGACGCTGCACGTCAAGAATTCGGTGAAGAACAAGTGCATATTTGGCGTCGTTCTTATGACATTGCACCTCCAGAAGCAACTCCAGACCAACGTAAAGCTGATTTAGCAGACCGCAAATACAGCGACTTGGATTCACGTGTTGTACCGACTTCAGAAAGCTTGAAAGATACTTTAGCACGTGTAATTCCTTATTGGGACGATGCAATCGCACCAGAATTATTAAAAGGCAAAACTGTGTTAGTTTCAGCTCACGGCAACTCATTACGTGCTTTAATCAAACACATTGAAGGCGTATCTGATGAAGATATCGTAGGCTATGAAATTAAAACAGGTTCACCGCTTATCTATGAACTAGATGATAACTTGAACTTTGTATCTAAAAAATATTTATAATAGAAACAGAACAATCAAAAGACAATGGTGCTTGATTTAGTATCATTGTCTTTTTTTATATGAAAAAGGCCTGAGTCATCTCTATCTAGAGCGGACTCAGGCAATTTAATTTTGCAAATGACCAATAGCGTTTTAAAAGATTCAGACTCATGAAAGTCTAGGATTAAAAGTTTTAGGGAATGTTTTGAAATACTGTTTATATCCAGCTGCAGAGATGCTGACTAGAGCACATATAGGACATAAAGGATTGTGAAAATTAATGTTTAAGGATCATTTGCAAAGTATATGTGAATCTATTATTTGTTATTGCGTTTGTGTGCCTTGATAATCTTTAACGCACGTTTGCGTGTTTTGATATTAGGGCTACTTAAATTACGTCTTGCTGTTGCTAAATCTTGTTTCATTGATTACGCCTCCAATCGTAAATACTATTATGCATGATTAAGGATGATTTGTAAATAGGAATGATTACGATTTAAAAACAAAGGAGGTTAATTAGTGACATAATTGTGAAGATTTTGGATATATAGAGTAGTGAAGAGGTGAGCAAATAGTATTGACGGAAAGGGCTGGGTAGCTTAAAATATAGATTAATCCGATTAGAACAATAAGGATAAAAGGAGAAACGATATGAAGAGAATATTATTGGCGTTATTAACAATTGTAGTTGCGGTTGCTTTGGCTGCTTGCGGCAATGGCAGTGATAAAAAGTCATCAAGCAAAGATGATAAAACTCTTGTAGTTGGAACAGAAGGTACATATGCTCCATTCACTTTCCATGATAAACAAGGAAAATTGACGGGTTATGATATCGATGTAACTAAAGCAGTTGCGAAAGAAATGGGTTACAAAGTCAAATTCAAAGAAACACAATGGGATTCAATGTTTGCTGGATTAGATTCAGGACGTTTTGATGTCATTGCAAACCAAGTAGGTATTAACAAAGACAGAGAGAAAAAATATAAATTCTCTAAACCTTATACTTACTCTAAAGGTGTGTTGGTAGTAGGCGAAAAGAATACTGACATTAAAAGTTTCGACGATGTTAAAGGCAAAAAAATGGCACAAACATTCACTTCTAACTTTGGCGAATTAGCTAAGAAAAAAGGTGCTGAACTTGTTAAAGTAGACGGCTTCAACCAAGCAATGGACTTGATTCAATCTAACCGTGCCGACGGTACATTCAACGATAACTTGTCATACTTAGACTATAAAAAACAAAAACCTAATGCGAAAATCAAAGTGATTGAAGGCAATGCAGAGAAAAGTCAATCTGCGTTCACTGTCTCTAAGAAAACAGATGATAAAACAATCAAAGATGTGAACAAAGCATTAGAAAAATTAGAGAAAAACGGCGAATTAGAAAAAATCGGTAAGAAATGGTTTGGTCAAGATGTTTCTAAACCTTAATGCGATTCTATTAAACGATCAGCAGCAGCACGCATTTGATGCTGCGAAACAAGCATTCTTGCCGATGTTAGAAGGTTTGGTCAAGTATTCCATTCCTATTACACTCGTCACTTTTGTATTAGGTTTGCTGATAGCGCTATTTACAGCTTTAATGCGCATATCAACCAGCAAAGTATTGCGCGGTATTGCACGTGTATATGTTTCGATTATCCGAGGCACACCGATGATCGTACAATTATTCATTATCTTCTATGGTTTGCCGGAACTCGGCAGATTGGTAACGAATAATCCCGATACCCAGTGGACATTACCGTCCGCAATTGCCGCAATCATAGGCCTTTCATTAAATGTCGGTGCCTATGCTTCTGAAATTATCCGAGGCGGTATTTTATCTATTCCAAAAGGACAGACTGAAGCAGCGTATTCTATTGGAATGAATTACAGCCAAACAATCAAACGTATTATTTTGCCTCAAGCTATCAGAGTGTCAGTACCTGCTTTAGGGAACACATTCTTAAGCTTGCTGAAAGATACATCGTTGCTTGGCTTTATCCTTGTTGCTGAGATGTTCAGAAAAGCCCAAGAAGTTGCATCAACAACATATGAATATTTAACAATTTATATTCTTGTTGCCTTAATGTACTGGGTTGTATGCTTTATCATTTCAGTGATTCAGTCATACTATGAAGCTTACTTAGAAAGAGGGTATCGTTCATGATTGAATTAAAGAATGTGAAAAAGTCATTCGGTGACAAAGAAGTTATCAAAGGTGTCGACCTTCATGTAGCAGAAGGCGAAGTCGTTACATTAATCGGGCGTTCTGGTTCAGGCAAGACGACATTGCTTCGTATGATGAATGCTTTAGAGCTGCCGACAGAAGGTCAAGTCTATGTCAACGGCGAAACGTATACGAATAATGATAAGAAGTCGCAAATTCGTGTGCGCAAACAATCAGGAATGGTATTCCAAAACTATAATTTATTCCCGCATAAGACAGCAATCGAAAATGTGATGGAAGGTCTTATAGTTGTAAAGAAATTATCAAAAGGCGAAGCAAGAAAACGTGCTGAACATCTCCTTGAAAAAGTAGGATTAACACACGTTAAGGATCAGCATCCTGGTGCTTTATCCGGTGGTCAGCAACAGCGTGTTGCGATTGCAAGAGCTTTAGCCATGAATCCTAAAGTGATGCTTTTTGATGAACCGACTTCAGCACTTGATCCGGAACTAGTCGTTGAAGTATTGCGTGTAATTAAAGAACTCGCAAAAGAGGGAATGACGATGGTCATCGTGACGCATGAAATGCGTTTTGCGAAAGAAGTATCAGATAAGACGGTCTTTATTAATGAAGGTGTGATTGGTGAAGCCGGTAAGCCTTCAGAGCTTTTCAATCATCCTAAAACACCTGAGTTGCAGAGATTTTTAAATGTGATTCAAGAACAATAAATACTATGAAGTCTTCGGTTAGCAGATAATCGAAGGCTTTTTTATGCTTTTGTTCATCAACTATTGGCAACGCAGTATGTTAGCGTGTATGATGTAGCTTGAGAGTACAAAATGAAGTGATTATAAAAGAAAGTTAGGATTCGATTCGCATCATCAACTATTAAACTCATGAATCGAGGCGTGTATCAATGAAAAAATGGTTCATACTTATCAGTATCATCTTATTAGCTGTAATTGTACAAGGATGTTCGCAAAAAGATCCTGAATTAGAAGGCAAAGGCAGCAAAATTAAAATTATAGAATTTGCGGATTATAAGTGTCCGTATTGCAAGAAGGTAGATAATCAAATCATGCCGAAGCTGCAAAAAGAATATATTGATAAAGGCAAAGCAGAATATCAAATGGTCAACCTTGCATTTTTAGGCAAAGACTCTATTATCGGTTCTCGTGCAGGACATGCGGTACAAATCTATGCACCGAAACAATACCTTGCCTTCCAACATAAAATCTTTAATCAGCAGCCAGATACAAAAGACCATAAAAAGCCATGGATCAATGAAAAGCTGCTAGACAGTTTGATTGATGAATTAGATATATCAGATGAAACGAAAGCAAAGATTAAAAAAGATTATAAAACGAAAGACAGCAAGTCGTATAAAGCCGCAAAACAAGACCAGAAATTTGCGAAAGAGAAAAAGATAGATACGGTCCCTGTCGTTTATATCGATGGCCAAGTAGTAAAAGATCCGTACCATATAAAAGACTATAAAACATTATTAGATGAAAAATAACAAGCAACAGACTGTGCACTGCGTGATAAACGTAGCAGCACAGTCTTTTTTCATGCTTCAACGTTGCATGCTTCTTGTGTTTGATGTAGGTAAGTGATAAAATACCTTGGTACAAAACGTAACAATAACGATTTACAAATATAGATTGAGAGAGATAAAGAAAGGAAGTAATAAGCTATGCAACATTATCGTGTGGCAATTATCGGAGCGGGAGCA is a window from the Staphylococcus sp. IVB6181 genome containing:
- a CDS encoding cation diffusion facilitator family transporter, which encodes MSQSLNLKRAQKGAYLSLVTYIVLSVAKYIVGTIYHSAAVRADALNNMTDILVSIAVIVGLKISIKPPDKNHPYGHLKSENIASLLVSFIIMFVGVQVIIQDFPRLFLNDYHTPNPVTIIISLISGAIMSAVALYNFRLAKQTKSRSLHSSAVDNMSDSIVSLGTGVGLIFTQFGMPIVDIILAIILGFLIVYTGFSIFREAVFTLSDGFNERDLETYRQDVLEVSDVLAVKSIKGRYHGSSIFVDVTIVVEPDLTLQEAHEICDRVETYMHEQGVSSVYVHPEPYHPEAEGHHEVHNKDYNHS
- a CDS encoding DsbA family protein — its product is MKKWFILISIILLAVIVQGCSQKDPELEGKGSKIKIIEFADYKCPYCKKVDNQIMPKLQKEYIDKGKAEYQMVNLAFLGKDSIIGSRAGHAVQIYAPKQYLAFQHKIFNQQPDTKDHKKPWINEKLLDSLIDELDISDETKAKIKKDYKTKDSKSYKAAKQDQKFAKEKKIDTVPVVYIDGQVVKDPYHIKDYKTLLDEK
- a CDS encoding putative metal homeostasis protein, producing the protein MKQDLATARRNLSSPNIKTRKRALKIIKAHKRNNK
- a CDS encoding amino acid ABC transporter substrate-binding protein codes for the protein MKRILLALLTIVVAVALAACGNGSDKKSSSKDDKTLVVGTEGTYAPFTFHDKQGKLTGYDIDVTKAVAKEMGYKVKFKETQWDSMFAGLDSGRFDVIANQVGINKDREKKYKFSKPYTYSKGVLVVGEKNTDIKSFDDVKGKKMAQTFTSNFGELAKKKGAELVKVDGFNQAMDLIQSNRADGTFNDNLSYLDYKKQKPNAKIKVIEGNAEKSQSAFTVSKKTDDKTIKDVNKALEKLEKNGELEKIGKKWFGQDVSKP
- a CDS encoding amino acid ABC transporter permease, producing MFLNLNAILLNDQQQHAFDAAKQAFLPMLEGLVKYSIPITLVTFVLGLLIALFTALMRISTSKVLRGIARVYVSIIRGTPMIVQLFIIFYGLPELGRLVTNNPDTQWTLPSAIAAIIGLSLNVGAYASEIIRGGILSIPKGQTEAAYSIGMNYSQTIKRIILPQAIRVSVPALGNTFLSLLKDTSLLGFILVAEMFRKAQEVASTTYEYLTIYILVALMYWVVCFIISVIQSYYEAYLERGYRS
- a CDS encoding amino acid ABC transporter ATP-binding protein, whose product is MIELKNVKKSFGDKEVIKGVDLHVAEGEVVTLIGRSGSGKTTLLRMMNALELPTEGQVYVNGETYTNNDKKSQIRVRKQSGMVFQNYNLFPHKTAIENVMEGLIVVKKLSKGEARKRAEHLLEKVGLTHVKDQHPGALSGGQQQRVAIARALAMNPKVMLFDEPTSALDPELVVEVLRVIKELAKEGMTMVIVTHEMRFAKEVSDKTVFINEGVIGEAGKPSELFNHPKTPELQRFLNVIQEQ
- a CDS encoding 2,3-diphosphoglycerate-dependent phosphoglycerate mutase, which produces MPQLILCRHGQSVWNAENLFTGWTDVDLSDQGREEATTSGDRLKEEGIQIDVAFTSVLERAIKTTYFLLERSNQLFIPVHKTWRLNERHYGGLQGLNKDAARQEFGEEQVHIWRRSYDIAPPEATPDQRKADLADRKYSDLDSRVVPTSESLKDTLARVIPYWDDAIAPELLKGKTVLVSAHGNSLRALIKHIEGVSDEDIVGYEIKTGSPLIYELDDNLNFVSKKYL